AGCCCGGTTTGGGCACAAACGTCTGTTGCTTCCTCTACCTCCGTTCAAAATAGGGGCACCATCTCTGGCGTGGTCACAGACGCGGCCACGGGAAAGCCCATTGAGTTTGCCACGGTGGCGCTTACCAGACAAAATGCTACTCAATCTCTGGACGGCGTGCTGACCAATGACAAGGGAGCGTTTACCCTCAACAGTGTGCCGGTGGGCACCTATGAGGTAAAAGTCAGTTTTGTGGGGTATGTATCGCAACAGGTAAGCCCGGTGATAGTGGCAGAGCAACAGTTGTCTGTACATGTGGCTCCTCTTCAGTTGAGTCCAGAAGCGCACAAGCTAAAAGAGGTAACCGTAGTGGGGCAAAAGCCGCTGATAGAAGACAAGGTAGACCGCCTGGTTTACAACGCAGACCAGGACATTAGCAACAGCGGAGGCAATGCCGCCGATGTCCTGCGCAAAGTGCCTTCGCTTTCTGTGGATATGGACGGAAATGTGCAGTTGCGGGGCTCGGCCAATGTGCGGGTATTGGTCAACAACAAGACGTCTACGTTAATGGCCACCAGCCTGGCAGACGCGCTGCGCCAGATTCCGGCAGACATGATCAAGAGCGTAGAGGTGATTACCAGCCCATCGGCTAAATATGACGCCGAAGGCTCTGCCGGCATCATCAACATCATCACCAAGAAGAACACCTTGCAAGGCTTGACCGGCAACGCCGGAGGATTGGTAGGCACCCAGAGCCAGAGCTTTTACAGTTCGCTCAGCACGCGTCGGCAGAAATGGGGCGTGACCTTGGGGGCCAGCGCGTTCAGGTATGACGTACCCAAAGGATTTGGCATGTACAGAAGAGAGTTTGCCGAGGGCGAAGACATCATCACGCGTCAGGAGGGCGAGGGAAAAGTCTACGGCGGCGGAAGCAGTGCCCAGCTGGGCCTGGACTATGACCTGGACTCTGCCAACCTGTTTTCATTGGGCATCAAGTTCAACCAGGGCCGGTACCAAGGCAAGAATGAGCAGATCACCACCACTACGTCTTCTGCCGGTTATCCGTACATCAGGAACACCAATCAATACCAATACACGCCTTTGGGCCTGGACCTCAACCTGGACTATACGCACATCTTTCAACCGCAGCAGGAACTTACGGTGCTGGCCCAGTTCAGCCAGTCAGACCATGGCAATTTTGTAGACCAGGACCATTTCACGCAGGCAGATGATTTGTTTTACCTGCAGCGCAACACCAACCAGAACAGCAACCAGGAGATTACTTTCCAGACAGACTATACCCACCCAGTTACCAACAACGCTACCCTGGAGGTGGGCCTCAAAGCCATTCTGCGCAATGCCCAGAGTGACGGCCGTTATGACATCAGGTTTCCGCTGGAAGGCCGGGCACTACCAGATCAGAACAGCCTGAACTACCAGCAAGACGTTGCGGCCGGGTACCTGTCCTATGGTTTTAAAATGGGCAAGCACTACGCTCTTAAAGTGGGCGGCCGGTATGAGCACACCTGGTTGTCCGGTGATTTCACCACCACCCAAACCAGCCTCAGCCAGCGCTACCACATCTTCATTCCCAGCTTTTCGGTTTCCAGAACGTTTAAGGAAAACCATACGGTAAAAGTAAACTACACGCAGCGCATACAACGTCCGCACATCTTCCTCCTAAACCCCTACCGCGACAGCCGCGACCCTAAGAGCGTTTTCTATGGCAACCCGGCGCTAGAACCGGAACGCACGCACTTGTATGAACTAGGCTACAGCACTTTCTTTAACACCAGTTCACTCACCAGTTCTTTGTATGTGCGGCAGATTGACAATGCCATCCAGATGGTGACGCTGCAGATAGAAGACGGCGTTGCGCAGAACACTTATGTAAACGCGGGCAACCTGCTAAGCTACGGCCTTACGGTGGCAGGATCTGTTAAACCCTTGGCGGCGCTCAGCGTCAACGGAGACATCAACTGGTATTACAACCAACTGCAGGGAGCAGGTTTCCGGAATGCAGGCTGGCAATACAACCTTAACTTAACTACCGGGTATGAGTTTGGGAAAGGGTTTACCGGGCAGTTTTCGGGGCTGTTTGGCTCTTCCAGGGTAACATTGCAGGGACGCGCGCTGCCCTGGCAGCAGTACAGTCTGGCCGTGAAGAAGGAGTTCTGGAACAAGAAAGCCAGCCTCACCCTGGCCGTCAACAACCCGTTCACCAAATCCGTCAACTTCGGGCAGGAAACCGTGACAGACGCGTTTGTGCAGACCAATGAGAACCGAAACTTCAACCGCGCTCTGCGCCTGAGCTTTGACTATAAATTTGGGCAGCAGAACGCCTCCAAAAACCCGGCGCGCAAGAAGAAAACCATTAGGAACGATGACGTGAAACAGGGCGAGTAAAACTGACCTAGGGCGTCTTGCCGTCTTCCTGACTGGACCAGCCTTCTGACTCCTCCATAAGCTCTAACAAAATTGCTTTGTCTTTTTCGGCTCCTTTCTTGTCACCCAGGGCTAGTTTGATTTTCCGGCGCAGGCGGTACCCGTTTTTAGAGTCAGGCAAGAGAGTTAAGAATGTATTGGCACTGGCCAGGGCTTCCTTGTATTTCTCCCATTGCCAGTAGATGTCACCCACCTCGTAATGTGCCCAGACTTTTTCAGGGTCCAGCACCAGCGCCTGTTGTAGGTCGGCCACGGCCTCTGGGTACTTGTTCTGTGCTTTAAAAGTGAGGCCCCTGTGGTAATAGGCTTCTGCGTTTCTGGGGTTCAACTGAAGGGCTTTCTGCAGATCGGGGAGAGACTCATGGTGCAGGCCCAGGGCATGGTGCAGGAGGGCGCGCATCAGGTAGCCTTCGGCGTTGGCCGGGTCCAGCAGAATGAGCTTCTCAAAGTCCTTGCCGGCGTCATCAAACTGCTCAAAGGAAAGGTGCAGTTCACCACGGCGCTGGTACGCTTGCCAATGGTTGGGGTTTAGGGCAATGGCTTTGGCATAGTCCAGCATGGCATTGTCTATCATGCCTTCTTCCGCTTGGGCTAGGCCTCGGTAGAAATACCCGTTGGCGCTGGTTGGGTCTAGCTTAAGGTACGCGTTGAAGTCGTCCAGGGCGGCGGCGTATTCTTTCTTTTCCAGGTTGGCTATGCCCCGCTGCCAAACTTCTCCTTTGTTCTGGCCTACGGCCGAAAACAACGTACAAAGAAAAAGGAGCAGGAAGAGACCTTTGGTTTTCATGAGCTACGGAGTTTGAGGTTATAAAGATAGAGAACTTTGCCAGCTCTCTTCCATTATAGCCCTGAACCCGAAACCTATGCAAACCAGATTGGCGTTTTTGGTCTGTTTTCATGAAATTAGCCCAAAAACGAGTTACCTGCCATGCGCTTCGCCCTCACCAACGGTACCATTTACACCGGTCATTCCATGTACCAAGACCACGCCCTGCTTTTTGAGGACGGCAAGGTGGTGGAGATACTCCCTCATACCCAGGTTCCCAAAGAGGCCACTCCCATAGACGCGCTGGGCGGTATCATTTGCCCGGGCTTTGTAGACCTGCAGGTAAACGGCGGAAACGGCATTTACTTCACCCAACATCCTACGGTAGAAAGCCTGAACACCATTAGAGACGCGCACCTCCAGTTTGGCACCACCAGCTTTCTGCCCACGGTCATCTCAGCGTTTCAGGAAGTCATTCTGGAGACCATCACCGCCGTGCGGCAGGCCATGCAGGCAAACCCCAGCACGTTTCTGGGCATGCACCTGGAGGGGCCGTATTTCAGTCTGGAGAAGGCCGGCGCGCATGACGTGGCCTGCATCAGGACGGCCACGCATGAAGAACTGGATATTCTTTTAGCAGCCGGCCAGGACGTCATCAACTACCTCACCCTGGCCCCTGAATGCGTAGAAGAAAGCGTCTTGCAACGATTGGTGGACAGCGGGATTGTTCTGTCTGCCGGACACAGCATGGCCACCTATGACCAGGCCATGGACTTCTTTAAGAAAGGTGTAACGGCGGTCACCCACCTCTACAACGCCATGAGCGGCCTGGACACCAAAAACCCGGGACTGGCAGCCGCCACTTTAGATTATGGCCAAGCTTGGACGGGCATTATTGTAGACGGCGAGCATTGCCACCCCGCGGCCGTACGGTTAGCCAAAAAGGCGCTGAACGAGAAGCTGCTGTTGATTTCTGACTGCGCGGCCTGCGTCAACTCAGACATTGAATACACGCAGTTCGGGAATTTCAGGTCATACTACCGCAACGGTCGTTGTGAAACCGAGGATGGGCGCCTGGCCGGCTCGGCGCTGACCATGCTCAAGGCCGTGCAAAACACCGTACAATTGGTGGGCCTGCCCCTAGACGAAGCCCTGCGCATGGCCACGCTGTATCCTGCGCAGGTCTTGAAGATGGAAGAAAAAGTGGGCCAGCTTGTTCCAGGAGCCTTTGCCAACATAGCAGTTCTCCACCAAGACTTGACTTTGCAGCAGGTTTGGGTAGACGGCCAGCCGGTTGCGCTGGAGGCATAGGCGTTTTTGGCTTCTTTTCTGGAAAACTGACCAAAAACGCCGTTCCATTATCTCGCTCAGGCTCAATATGTCCTGTCTGGGGCCTATTACAAAACTTGGCTCACTTGCATCTCTTTGTTAATTTTTAGTAATACTTTGCCTTCTGTTCCGACTAATATAGAAGCCGCTGCCGTTATCGCTGCAGAAGCAGCCTACCCAACAAACCCTTCGGCGGCAGCCTTATACTTGTTCAACCAAACCAACCCATGCTAAAACGAACCATCAAAATCTCAGAAATTTTGCTTCTGGCATCAGGGGCGCTACTGACTGTGAGCTGTAGCAAGTCCATGACCACTGAGCAGAAACCCGCCACCGCCGAAGTAGCGGTAGCCACCGTTCCCCAGGAACAGTCAAACCTGCGGTCGGGCATCATCAAGGCCAACATGGACCCTAGCGTAAAACCCGGCGACAACTTTACCGCCTACGTGAACGGCACTTGGGTTAAGAACACCGAAATTCCGGCCGACAAGGCTGCGTATGGCGCGGGTTCCATCTTGAATGACAAAGCCCAGGAAGACGTGAAAGCCATTATTGAGGCCTCTGCGGCGGGTACGTTTGCCAAAGGCTCAGATGAGCAAAAAATCGGCGACTTGTACGAGGCGTATCTCAACACCAAGGTGAGAGACTCCATCGGGCTGAAGCCGTTGCAGGAAGAGTTGCAGAAGATTGAGGCCATCAAAAACCACAAGGACCTGGCCCGCTACTTCGCCTACGCCAACAAATACGGCATCACCTCGCCATTCAGCATTGGCGTCACCGAAGACTTCAAGAAGCCAACCCAGTACATGCTGCTCACCTGGCAGGGTGGGCTGGGCTTACCAGAGCGTGAATACTACCTGAAGGAAGATGCCAAGTCCAAGGAAATCAGAGCCAAGTACGTAGACCACATCAGCAAGATGCTTACGTTGGCCGGCATTGCCAAAGGCAAGGAGAAAGCCAGCCAGATCATGGCCTTGGAGACCAAGATGGCGGCCAAGCACATGAAGAAAGAAGACACCCGCAACATTGCGGCGCTGTACAACAAATATGCCATCAGCAAGGTGAGCACCCTCATGCCTGATTTTGACATGACCGGTTACTTGCAAGAGGCGGGCATTGCCGGACAGGACAGTGTGGTGGTGACGCAGGTAGACTACATGAAAGCGGCCAACGCCATCATCAAGAACACCCCCATCAGTACCTGGAAAACCTATTTGCAGTGGAGCCTGGTGAACAACTCTGCCACCGCGCTTACCTCTGCCCTGGACCAGCAGAACTTTGAGTTCTACAACAAGACCTTGTACGGCGTACAGCAGCAACAGCCGCAGTGGCGCCGTGCCGTGGGTGTGGTGAACGGGAGCTTAGGCGAGATTGTGGGCAAAGTGTACGTGAAGAAGCACTTCCCGCCACAGGCTAAAGAACGTATGGAAACCCTGGTAGCCAACCTCATCAAAGCCTATGAGTCTAGCATCAAAGAACTGGACTGGATGGGCGAAGAAACCAAGGCCCAGGCTTTGGACAAACTGCACAAATTCACCCCGAAGATTGGCTACCCAGACAAATGGCGTGATTACTCTGCCCTGCAGATTGCCAAGCATGACTTGTTCGGCAACATGAAACGCGCCGCCGCCTTTGAGTACCAGCGCAGCGTCAACAAACTGGGCAAACCGGTAGACCGCTCTGAGTGGGGCATGACGCCGCAGACCGTGAACGCCTACTACAACCCACCTTTGAACGAGATTGTGTTCCCCGCTGCCATTCTGCAACCGCCTTATTTTGACCTGAACGCCGAGGATGCCGTGAACTACGGCGGCATTGGCGCCGTGATTGGTCATGAGATTGGCCACGGCTTTGATGACCAGGGCAGCACCTTTGACGGCAACGGCGTCATGCGCAACTGGTGGACCGAAAAAGACCAGCAGGAGTTCAAGAAACGCACCAATGCCCTGGTGGCCCAGTACAATGACTTCAAAGTGTTCCCAGACCTGAACGTGAACGGTGCCTTTACCTTAGGCGAGAACATTGGTGATTTGGGAGGCTTGAGCATCGCCTTGAAGGCCTACAACAACAGCCTGAACGGCAAGCCAGCCCCGGTACTGGATGGTTTTACCGGCACGCAGCGCGTGTTCCTGGGTTGGGGACAGGCCTGGCTGAGCAAAGCCCGCGAAGAAGCCTTGCGCAACCAGGTGTCTACAGACCCGCACTCACCTGCCATGTTTAGAGTGAACGGCGTGGTGCGCAACATCCCAGAATTCTATACCGCCTTCAACGTACAACCAACCGACTCTCTGTACCTGGCTCCGGAAAAGCGCGTGAAAATCTGGTAAATCCTTTTTGAGTAACACCTATAAAAAAGCCTGTCTAGTTTTTAGACAGGCTTTTTTATAGCCACCGTTTTTGTCCCCTTTTCCGGAAAACAGGTCAAAAACGGTGACATGCACGTAAGAACTAGCATCAAGCGAAGAAACCAACTTCCTACCCAACACCTGCCATGAAAATCATCACCATCACGGTTAATCCCGCCCTAGACAAGAGCACCCGCCTGGACAAAGTAGCCCCAGAGAAAAAACTGCGCTGCGAACAGCCTACCTATGAGCCCGGCGGGGGCGGCATCAACGTGTCCAGAGCCATCAAGAAACTGGGCGGCGAGTCGTGTGCCTGGTACCTGAGCGGCGGCGGTTCTGGCGAGTTGCTGGGACAACTGCTCAAAGAGGAAGGGGTGTCTTTTAGACAATTCAAATGCGAACACTGGACCCGCGAGAACCTGATGGTCTATGAAACCGCCAGCGGCCAGCAGTTCAGGTTTGGGATGCCCGGCCCACCAGTTTCAGAGGCAGAATGGAAGCAGCTTCTGCAGGCTTTGGAAGAATTAGAGGAAACACCCGAGTTTGTGGTGGCCAGCGGCAGCCTTTCGCCGGGAGTACCCGATGATTTCTATGCGCAGATTGCCCAGATTGCCGTCAAAAAAGGATTTAAACTAGTGGTGGACACTTCAGGCGAGGCGCTCTTACAATCTGCCGGAAAAGGCATATACCTGCTCAAGCCTAACCTAAGTGAACTGGCTGCCTTGGCTGGCAAGGAAAAAATCAACGCCAGAGAGCAGGAAGAATTAGCGCATAAGGTGATGGAGGAAGGCAAGAGCGAAGTATTGGTGGTTTCCCTGGGTCCGCGCGGCGCCATGCTGGCCACCAAAGACGGCTTTGAGTACATCACCCCGCCCACCGTCCAGACAGAAAGTGCCGTAGGCGCCGGTGATAGCATGGTAGGCGGCATGGTTCTTAAACTATCGCAGGGGTGGCCTTGGTCAGACGTTATAAAATACGGCGTAGCCACCGGTACTGCCACGTCCATGACGCCTGGTTCAGAACTCTGCCGCCTACCAGATGTAGAAGAGATTTACGCCTGGCTAAAGGCAAGAAGCTGAGCGCCCTGCGTTCTCAATTGCTTCAGTTATCAATCTTTTCCGTTTTTGGCTTCTTTTCCAGAAAACTGCCCAAAAACGTCCTACCCTGTCTTTTGCAAGTACCGGCTATTGTAATTCTAGGTATGCTTTCTTGTTTTCCTGCCAAACAAGAGGTAAACTTAATGGGGCAAAAATAGCCGCCCTGTTAACCTACTCGCATACCTAACAAACAAACACTTGAAAAGACGTGATTTTATAGGACTGACCGCCATGGGCGTCGGAGGGCTTATGCTCGCTGGCATCCCAACGTTCGGTCATGAGATTGACCCGGCCAGGGCGCTGGACATCATAGATCCAGCCTTGAAGAAACGCCTTGCAGATGTGGCCTTGAACGCGGCCAAAGCTAAGGGCGCCACTTACACAGACGTACGCATTGGTCGTTACCTGGCGCAGAACCTGTTCACCCGCGAGAAGCAGGTGCAGGGCATTAGCACCACAGAAAGCTACGGGGTGGGCGTTCGCGTGATTGCCAACGGTACCTGGGGTTTTGCCGCCACCTCAGATGTAAGCGATAAAGGCATTGCCAAGGCCGCCGAGCAGGCCGTGGCCATCGCCAAGGCCAACTCCAAACTACAGAAAGAACCAGTCAAGCTGGCTCCACAGGAAGGCTACGGCGAGGTAAGCTGGAGAACGCCCATCAAGAAAAACGCTTTTGAAGTACCCGTTTCTGAAAAGGCAGATCTGCTCCTGGCCGCCAACGCCGCAGCTTTGGCCGCTGGTGCTAACTTCGTGAATTCTGCCTTGTTCCAGATCAATGAGCAGAAGTATTTTGCCTCTACAGACGGTTCTTACATTGACCAGGACATTCATAGAATCTGGCCGAACTTTACAGTAACCGCCGTAGACAAAGCCTCAGGCAAGTTCAAAACCCGTGACGCCTTGAGCGCGCCTATGGGTATGGGTTATGAGTACCTGACGGTAAAAGCGCCTACCATGAAAGGCCCCGAAGGCACCAGCCTCATCGGCTATGATAAATACTATGATATTGTGGCAGACGCCGGTCTGGCCGCCAAACAAGCCCGCGAGAAACTGACGGCCAAGTCTGTTTTAGCTGGTAAATATGATATAGTCTTAGACCCGAATCACCTGGGCTTGACCATCCACGAAAGTGTAGGTCACCCATTAGAACTAGACCGCGTGCTAGGCTACGAAGCCAACTACGCCGGTACCTCCTTCGCGACCTTAGACAAGTGGAAAACCAAGAACTTCCCATATGGCAGCAAGCTGGTGAACATCTTCGCAGACAAAGTACAGGAAGGCTCTCTGGGCGCCGTAGGCTTTGACGATGAAGGCGTGAAAACCAAGCGTTGGGACCTCATCAAAGACGGCACGCTGGTGAACTACCAGGCCACCCGTGACCAAGCCCACATCATAGGCGAGAAGGAATCCCATGGCTGTTCGTACGCTGACAACTGGAGCTCGGTGCAGTTCCAGCGCATGCCTAACGTGTCTCTAGCGCCTGGCAAAGAAAAGCTGAGCGTAGACGAGATGATTAAGGACGTGAAACGCGGTATCTACATTGCCGGTCGCGGCTCTTACTCTATTGACCAACAGCGTTACAACTTCCAATTTGGTGGTCAGCTGTTCTATGAGATCAAAGACGGCAAGATTGTGGGGCCCTTAGAAGACGTGGCGTACCAGTCTAACACCCAGGAATTCTGGAACTCTTGCGCCGCCATCTGTGACCAAAGCGACTACCGCATGTTCGGGTCGTTCTTTGATGGCAAAGGCCAGCCCAGCCAGGTAAGCGCCGTATCACACGGCTCTGCCCACACCCGTTTCAACGGTGTCAATGTCATCAACACTGGTCGTAAGATTTAACATTAGTCGCGAGTCGTGAGTCTAGAGTTGCGAGTCTTTAAAAGTGAGAAATGAGCGATAGCATTGTTGCTAAGAAGTCTTATAGTTTCGCTCTGCTGGTAATTAAGCTTTATAAACATCTGCAGACAGATCAGCGTGAGTTTGTTTTGGCAAAGCAGGTGCTTAGAAGCGGGACTTCTATTGGAGCCAATGTAGAAGAAGCATTGGGTACTCAAACAAAGGCTGACTTTAGACATAAGCTGGCCATTGCTCTCAAAGAAGCGAATGAAACCAGTTACTGGCTCAGGCTTTTGAAAGACTCAGATATGATTTCAGCAAGTTCTTTCTCTAGCATTCACAGTGAATGCGAAGAGTTGATAAAGATTCTGAAGTCCATTATCATCACTTCGAAAAGCAAAGAAGAAAAACCAACTCGCGACTCGTGACTCTAGACTCGCGACTAGAAAAGTAAAACAGTTACCTACAACTGATAGACGTTATTTAAACATGGCAATATTATCAAAAGACCAAGCCGAGGCGCTTCTCAAAAAAGCACTTAGCTATTCAAAAGCCGATGAGTGCGAGGTAAACCTCAGCGGTTATAAAGGCGGAAACATCCGTTATGCCCGCAGTACGGTGAGCACCAGCGGCGAGGAAGAAAACATGTCCCTGGCCGTAGAGGCAAGATTTGGCAAACGCTCTGGCGTGGCCACCATCAATGAGTTTGATGACGCCTCGCTGGAGAAAGTAGTGCGCCGCGCTGAGGAGGTGGCCCGCATTGCCCCGGAAAGCCCGGAGTACGTGCCTATGCTGGGACCGCAGACCTACCTGCCTAGTAACGCGTGGTTCAAATCTACCGCCGACATCAACCCAGAGTACCGCGCCGAAGCCGCCCGCAAGAGCATGGCCCTGGCAGATAGCAAGAAATTGACATCGGCTGGTTTCTGGGAAGACCGCAGTGGCTTCAATGCCAAGATGAACTCCAAAGGCCTGTTCGCCTACAACCAAAGCTCAGACGTAGATTTCTCGGTGACTATGCGCACCGAGGATGGTACTGGTACTGGCTCTGGTTATGTAACCCGTGATGTGAGTGACGTAAGCAAACTGGATACTGCCGCCGCCTCTGAGATTGCCGCACAGAAAGCCCTTGGCTCTATGAACGCCAAAGCCATTGAGCCCGGCAAGTACACGGTTATTCTGGAGCCTACCGCCGCCGTAGATTTGTTGCAGAACATGTTTGGGAGCATGGACGCCCGCTCTGCCGAGGAAGGCCGTTCGTTCCTGAGCAAAACCGGCGGTGCTACCAAGTTAGGAGAGAAGATGTTTGACGCCCGCGTGACCATCACCTCAGACCCAACCAACCCAGAAATCCCTACCTCTACCTGGGCCGGCGATGGCCGCCCGCATGAGAAGGTGACCTGGATTGACAAAGGCGTTATTAAGCAGATGCCATACTCGCGCTTCTGGGCGCAGAAGAAAGGTGTGAAAGGCCTACCAATGCCAGGCGGTTTCATCATGCAGGGCGGTACCCAAAGCCTGGAAGACCTTATCAAAGGCACCCAGAAGGGCATCTTGGTAACGCGTCTTTGGTACATACGGGCCGTTGACCCACAGACACTACTCTACACCGGCCTTACCCGTGACGGAACTTTCTACATTGAGAACGGCAAGATCAAGCACCCGGTCAAGAACTTCCGGTTCAACGAAAGCCCGGTGATTATGCTCAACAACTTAGAGGCCTTGGGCAAACCGCAACGCATTGGGGGCAACCTAGTGCCTCCTATGAAAATCAGAGACTTTACCTTCACCAGCTTGTCAGACGCGGTGTAAAAGCCT
The nucleotide sequence above comes from Nibribacter ruber. Encoded proteins:
- a CDS encoding four helix bundle protein, which codes for MSDSIVAKKSYSFALLVIKLYKHLQTDQREFVLAKQVLRSGTSIGANVEEALGTQTKADFRHKLAIALKEANETSYWLRLLKDSDMISASSFSSIHSECEELIKILKSIIITSKSKEEKPTRDS
- a CDS encoding TldD/PmbA family protein; its protein translation is MKRRDFIGLTAMGVGGLMLAGIPTFGHEIDPARALDIIDPALKKRLADVALNAAKAKGATYTDVRIGRYLAQNLFTREKQVQGISTTESYGVGVRVIANGTWGFAATSDVSDKGIAKAAEQAVAIAKANSKLQKEPVKLAPQEGYGEVSWRTPIKKNAFEVPVSEKADLLLAANAAALAAGANFVNSALFQINEQKYFASTDGSYIDQDIHRIWPNFTVTAVDKASGKFKTRDALSAPMGMGYEYLTVKAPTMKGPEGTSLIGYDKYYDIVADAGLAAKQAREKLTAKSVLAGKYDIVLDPNHLGLTIHESVGHPLELDRVLGYEANYAGTSFATLDKWKTKNFPYGSKLVNIFADKVQEGSLGAVGFDDEGVKTKRWDLIKDGTLVNYQATRDQAHIIGEKESHGCSYADNWSSVQFQRMPNVSLAPGKEKLSVDEMIKDVKRGIYIAGRGSYSIDQQRYNFQFGGQLFYEIKDGKIVGPLEDVAYQSNTQEFWNSCAAICDQSDYRMFGSFFDGKGQPSQVSAVSHGSAHTRFNGVNVINTGRKI
- a CDS encoding tetratricopeptide repeat protein; its protein translation is MKTKGLFLLLFLCTLFSAVGQNKGEVWQRGIANLEKKEYAAALDDFNAYLKLDPTSANGYFYRGLAQAEEGMIDNAMLDYAKAIALNPNHWQAYQRRGELHLSFEQFDDAGKDFEKLILLDPANAEGYLMRALLHHALGLHHESLPDLQKALQLNPRNAEAYYHRGLTFKAQNKYPEAVADLQQALVLDPEKVWAHYEVGDIYWQWEKYKEALASANTFLTLLPDSKNGYRLRRKIKLALGDKKGAEKDKAILLELMEESEGWSSQEDGKTP
- the nagA gene encoding N-acetylglucosamine-6-phosphate deacetylase, producing MRFALTNGTIYTGHSMYQDHALLFEDGKVVEILPHTQVPKEATPIDALGGIICPGFVDLQVNGGNGIYFTQHPTVESLNTIRDAHLQFGTTSFLPTVISAFQEVILETITAVRQAMQANPSTFLGMHLEGPYFSLEKAGAHDVACIRTATHEELDILLAAGQDVINYLTLAPECVEESVLQRLVDSGIVLSAGHSMATYDQAMDFFKKGVTAVTHLYNAMSGLDTKNPGLAAATLDYGQAWTGIIVDGEHCHPAAVRLAKKALNEKLLLISDCAACVNSDIEYTQFGNFRSYYRNGRCETEDGRLAGSALTMLKAVQNTVQLVGLPLDEALRMATLYPAQVLKMEEKVGQLVPGAFANIAVLHQDLTLQQVWVDGQPVALEA
- a CDS encoding 1-phosphofructokinase family hexose kinase, with product MKIITITVNPALDKSTRLDKVAPEKKLRCEQPTYEPGGGGINVSRAIKKLGGESCAWYLSGGGSGELLGQLLKEEGVSFRQFKCEHWTRENLMVYETASGQQFRFGMPGPPVSEAEWKQLLQALEELEETPEFVVASGSLSPGVPDDFYAQIAQIAVKKGFKLVVDTSGEALLQSAGKGIYLLKPNLSELAALAGKEKINAREQEELAHKVMEEGKSEVLVVSLGPRGAMLATKDGFEYITPPTVQTESAVGAGDSMVGGMVLKLSQGWPWSDVIKYGVATGTATSMTPGSELCRLPDVEEIYAWLKARS
- a CDS encoding outer membrane beta-barrel family protein translates to MKKSIHFLLGGLCLFLSAFSPVWAQTSVASSTSVQNRGTISGVVTDAATGKPIEFATVALTRQNATQSLDGVLTNDKGAFTLNSVPVGTYEVKVSFVGYVSQQVSPVIVAEQQLSVHVAPLQLSPEAHKLKEVTVVGQKPLIEDKVDRLVYNADQDISNSGGNAADVLRKVPSLSVDMDGNVQLRGSANVRVLVNNKTSTLMATSLADALRQIPADMIKSVEVITSPSAKYDAEGSAGIINIITKKNTLQGLTGNAGGLVGTQSQSFYSSLSTRRQKWGVTLGASAFRYDVPKGFGMYRREFAEGEDIITRQEGEGKVYGGGSSAQLGLDYDLDSANLFSLGIKFNQGRYQGKNEQITTTTSSAGYPYIRNTNQYQYTPLGLDLNLDYTHIFQPQQELTVLAQFSQSDHGNFVDQDHFTQADDLFYLQRNTNQNSNQEITFQTDYTHPVTNNATLEVGLKAILRNAQSDGRYDIRFPLEGRALPDQNSLNYQQDVAAGYLSYGFKMGKHYALKVGGRYEHTWLSGDFTTTQTSLSQRYHIFIPSFSVSRTFKENHTVKVNYTQRIQRPHIFLLNPYRDSRDPKSVFYGNPALEPERTHLYELGYSTFFNTSSLTSSLYVRQIDNAIQMVTLQIEDGVAQNTYVNAGNLLSYGLTVAGSVKPLAALSVNGDINWYYNQLQGAGFRNAGWQYNLNLTTGYEFGKGFTGQFSGLFGSSRVTLQGRALPWQQYSLAVKKEFWNKKASLTLAVNNPFTKSVNFGQETVTDAFVQTNENRNFNRALRLSFDYKFGQQNASKNPARKKKTIRNDDVKQGE
- a CDS encoding M13 family metallopeptidase, giving the protein MLKRTIKISEILLLASGALLTVSCSKSMTTEQKPATAEVAVATVPQEQSNLRSGIIKANMDPSVKPGDNFTAYVNGTWVKNTEIPADKAAYGAGSILNDKAQEDVKAIIEASAAGTFAKGSDEQKIGDLYEAYLNTKVRDSIGLKPLQEELQKIEAIKNHKDLARYFAYANKYGITSPFSIGVTEDFKKPTQYMLLTWQGGLGLPEREYYLKEDAKSKEIRAKYVDHISKMLTLAGIAKGKEKASQIMALETKMAAKHMKKEDTRNIAALYNKYAISKVSTLMPDFDMTGYLQEAGIAGQDSVVVTQVDYMKAANAIIKNTPISTWKTYLQWSLVNNSATALTSALDQQNFEFYNKTLYGVQQQQPQWRRAVGVVNGSLGEIVGKVYVKKHFPPQAKERMETLVANLIKAYESSIKELDWMGEETKAQALDKLHKFTPKIGYPDKWRDYSALQIAKHDLFGNMKRAAAFEYQRSVNKLGKPVDRSEWGMTPQTVNAYYNPPLNEIVFPAAILQPPYFDLNAEDAVNYGGIGAVIGHEIGHGFDDQGSTFDGNGVMRNWWTEKDQQEFKKRTNALVAQYNDFKVFPDLNVNGAFTLGENIGDLGGLSIALKAYNNSLNGKPAPVLDGFTGTQRVFLGWGQAWLSKAREEALRNQVSTDPHSPAMFRVNGVVRNIPEFYTAFNVQPTDSLYLAPEKRVKIW
- a CDS encoding TldD/PmbA family protein, encoding MAILSKDQAEALLKKALSYSKADECEVNLSGYKGGNIRYARSTVSTSGEEENMSLAVEARFGKRSGVATINEFDDASLEKVVRRAEEVARIAPESPEYVPMLGPQTYLPSNAWFKSTADINPEYRAEAARKSMALADSKKLTSAGFWEDRSGFNAKMNSKGLFAYNQSSDVDFSVTMRTEDGTGTGSGYVTRDVSDVSKLDTAAASEIAAQKALGSMNAKAIEPGKYTVILEPTAAVDLLQNMFGSMDARSAEEGRSFLSKTGGATKLGEKMFDARVTITSDPTNPEIPTSTWAGDGRPHEKVTWIDKGVIKQMPYSRFWAQKKGVKGLPMPGGFIMQGGTQSLEDLIKGTQKGILVTRLWYIRAVDPQTLLYTGLTRDGTFYIENGKIKHPVKNFRFNESPVIMLNNLEALGKPQRIGGNLVPPMKIRDFTFTSLSDAV